A genome region from Leptodactylus fuscus isolate aLepFus1 chromosome 6, aLepFus1.hap2, whole genome shotgun sequence includes the following:
- the LOC142209448 gene encoding olfactory receptor 4B13-like gives MNSTDLLNIEEFTLLGLDTFPKLGIALFFLLFIVYVLILVSNLLIMVTVHFESRLHSAMYYFLSRLSLVDMCYASVTVPKTLINFLTKRNTISLNACITQLFFLHFFAGTECILLTAMAYDRYVAICNPLRYSSIMSRTICYWLEAVSWAISFFHSIIQIILTCQLKFCGSNRIDHFFCDIHPLSVLSCSDIFIIEVVFVANSGLIAALSFIVLLISYMGIINTIVKTRSNEGMGKAFSTCTSHLIVVTLFFGPSVFIYLRPSVSYAADKVVSIFYTELTPLLNPIIYTLRNKEVKAAISSFLWKKLFRKH, from the coding sequence ATGAATTCTACCGACCTGCTGAACATAGAAGAGTTCACCCTCCTTGGATTGGACACTTTCCCTAAACTGGGTATTGCCCTGTTCTTCCTCCTGTTCATCGTCTACGTTCTTATACTGGTCAGCAATCTTCTCATCATGGTAACGGTACATTTTGAGAGCCGTCTCCATTCAGCCATGTACTATTTCCTCAGCAGGCTGTCTCTGGTAGACATGTGCTACGCCTCCGTGACTGTCCCTAAGACGCTGATCAACTTTCTAACAAAGAGAAACACGATCTCTCTCAATGCTTGTATCACACAGCTCTTCTTCTTACACTTCTTTGCGGGAACCGAGTGCATCCTCCTGACTGCCATGGCCTACGACCGTTATGTCGCCATATGTAACCCGCTACGGTATTCTAGTATTATGAGCAGGACCATTTGTTACTGGTTGGAAGCTGTGAGTTGGGCCATAAGCTTTTTCCACTCCATCATCCAGATAATATTAACTTGTCAACTGAAGTTCTGTGGCTCAAACAGAATCGACCATTTCTTCTGCGACATCCATCCCTTGTCTGTATTATCCTGCTCGGATATCTTCATCATTGAGGTGGTCTTCGTTGCAAACAGCGGCTTGATAGCTGCCCTGTCCTTCATTGTCTTGCTTATCTCGTACATGGGGATTATCAACACCATAGTGAAGACCAGATCTAATGAAGGGATGGGCAAAGCCTTTTCCACCTGTACCTCCCATCTCATTGTGGTCACCCTCTTCTTCGGACCTTCCGTCTTCATCTACCTGAGGCCTTCAGTTTCCTATGCAGCTGATAAAGTAGTGTCGATATTTTATACCGAGCTGACCCCCTTACTAAATCCGATAATATATACTCTGAGAAACAAGGAGGTAAAAGCCGCCATCAGCTCATTCTTGTGGAAAAAACTGTTCCGAAAACATTGA